The Pyrenophora tritici-repentis strain M4 chromosome 3, whole genome shotgun sequence genome has a window encoding:
- a CDS encoding Dimer-Tnp-hAT multi-domain protein: MPPTKRASDDLTRPKRRVKSSTARGTVSQPIAVDSQLSPRRALVEASQASTFESQLRESRPEDAIVAPTEGSERVTAAPDNETLQEALDASLMDDFEGIDWGRLRMYIKPLSSQKSRKSWIYRYGYRVALLKDPSKLYFVCRYCYEHKYTDTGVGIYETTLSTSSAQRHLELPKRGHGHSKSAVAAKPTWLQRLLKDGNNSVSQKNNHPLSEFETPAFRRLLEAANPLAERALWTSHVSVSQYVARLYKHLKPRVILQLSQALSKVHLSFDGWTTKGGKRGFLGVVAHFVDSRGDLQDLPIALPQLTGAHSGERMAEVVIKTLQDFKITSQSIGYFVLDNAPNNDSTVAILAQEYGFNATHRRLRCGPHTLNLIGQTLLWGKGSAALFDNDVQELTDEHDFIEEWRRVGPLGVLLSIMNYIKTPQQHKLFEDFQRLAHTELPSSASADDRKILEPVKPVVTRWNSYYSCFERAVKLQFAVNAYATHHIQRVQREDTFAQSRGNKLSVAQPWMRSDGLTGADWAVITEYMDILKPLKTSTKRLEGRGKSGSFGAIAEIIPIFEYLLTYYEQRVNAYEAVNYNEHDESPEDHIAINLRAAWQKADDYYSKLDDSPAYYAATILHPITASSLTDDEDEFKRWKRSEPAAKRGTEHADNPIKYWVSMRDCYPSLSKLALDVLSIPASSCECERLFSDLGDLLEPRRRRLGPQLLAAIQCVRRWQRAGLGGDDEVVEEEAANDDNMELLCGLATWDDETQH; the protein is encoded by the exons ATGCCTCCTACGAAACGCGCCTCTGATGACCTTACTCGCCCCAAAAGACGCGTTAAATCGTCCACCGCCCGCGGCACTGTTAGCCAGCCTATAGCCGTTGATAGTCAGCTATCGCCTCGCAGAGCTCTCGTAGAGGCGTCCCAGGCTTCAACTTTTGAGTCGCAACTACGCGAGTCGCGGCCTGAAGACGCTATCGTCGCGCCTaccgagggcagcgagaggGTAACAGCAGCCCCAGACAATGAGACCTTGCAAGAGGCTCTGGACGCGAGCCTTATGGACGACTTTGAGGGAATTGATTGGGGGCGTTTACGCATGTATATAAAGCCGCTCTCGTCGCAGAAGTCGCGCAAGAGCTGGATCTATCGCtatggctaccgcgttgCGCTGCTGAAGGACCCGAGTAAGCTATACTTCGTGTGCCGTTACTGCTACGAGCATAAGTACACAGATACCGGCGTCGGGATATATGAGACGACGCTCTCAACGTCGTCAGCGCAGCGACACTTAGAGCTGCCTAAGCGCGGCCATGGCCACAGCAAGTCGGCCGTCGCTGCAAAACCCACCTGGCTACAACGTCTGCTTAAGGACGGCAACAACAGCGTGTCGCAGAAG AACAATCACCCTCTCTCTGAGTTTGAAACACCAGCTTTTCGACGCCTCCTTGAAGCTGCCAACCCACTAGCAGAACGAGCGCTCTGGACGTCTCATGTAAGCGTCTCCCAGTACGTTGCGCGCTTGTACAAGCACCTAAAGCCGCGCGTTATCTTGCAACTGTCGCAGGCGCTCAGCAAAGTACACCTTAGCTTTGAtggatggacgacaaagggCGGCAAGCGTGGCTTTCTAGGCGTCGTTGCGCACTTTGTCGACAGCAGAGGCGACCTGCAGGACTTGCCTATAGCGCTGCCCCAGCTGACAGGCGCTCACAGTGGCGAGAGGATGGCCGAGGTTGTTATAAAAACGCTGCAGGACTTTAAGATCACGTCGCAGTCAATTGGTTACttcgtgcttgataacgccCCTAACAACGACAGTACTGTTGCAATATTAGCTCAAGAGTACGGTTTTAATGCCACCcaccggcgcctccgctgcggaCCTCACACGCTcaacctcatcggccagACGCTCCTCTGGGGCAAGGGTAGCGCCGCCTTGTTCGACAACGACGTACAAGAGCTCACCGACGAGCACGACTTCATAGAGGAGTGGAGACGCGTAGGCCCACTCGGCGTACTGCTCAGTATCATGAACTACATCAAAACGCCACAACAGCATAAGCTCTTCGAGGACTTCCAGCGCCTCGCCCACACTGAGCTGCCGTCTAGCGCGTCAGCGGACGATCGCAAGATCCTCGAGCCCGTTAAACCCGTCGTCACGCGGTGGAACTCGTACTACTCATGCTTTGAGCGTGCCGTAAAGCTGCAATTTGCAGTCAACGCCTACGCCACTCACCATATACAGCGGGTGCAAAGGGAGGACACGTTTGCGCAAAGTCGCGGCAATAAGCTGTCAGTTGCGCAACCGTGGATGCGATCAGACGGCCTTACAGGTGCTGATTGGGCAGTAATTACAGAGTACATGGACATCTTAAAACCGCTCAAGACTTCTACAAAGCGCCTCGAAGGGCGCGGCAAAAGCGGCAGCTTTGGGGCTATTGCTGAGATAATTCCAATATTCGAATACCTCCTTACCTACTACGAGCAGCGCGTCAACGCGTATGAGGCGGTTAACTACAACGAGCACGATGAGTCGCCTGAGGATCACATTGCAATCAACTTGCGCGCAGCTTGGCAGAAGGCCGATGACTACTACTCTAAGCTGGACGACTCGCCCGCgtactacgctgctacaatACTCCATCCGAT TACTGCTAGCAGCCTTACcgatgacgaggatgagTTTAAGAGGTGGAAGCGCAGCGAGCCGGCAGCTAAGAGAGGTACAGAACACGCAGATAACCCTATTAAGTACTGGGTGAGCATGCGCGATTGCTACCCTAGCCTTAGTAAGCTTGCGCTTGACGTACTCTCTATCCCAGCGTCgagctgtgagtgtgagcgccTGTTTAGTGACCTGGGCGACCTCTTAGAGCCGCGACGACGACGTCTAGGACCTCAACTTCTAGCGGCAATACAGTGCGTACGACGGTGGCAAAGAGCTGGCCTCGGAGGCGACGACGAGGTAGTAGAGGAGGAGGCAGCAAACGACGACAATATGGAGCTTTTGTGCGGGCTGGCGACTTGGGACGACGAAACTCAACACTAA